The nucleotide window AAAGGCCTGGTCGGCACTGTTTTTCTGGGTGCCGCGCGAGATCTCGGCGAAATAGTCGTGATTGACGAGAACCCGGGGCAGGGCGTCAGGATTGAGTTCGACCAGCCAGCTACCGTTCGGCGCCGCGCGTACGGTGACGTCGGGTATGATCGCCTCGCTGACGCAGGTTTCGAAGCTGGTGCCCGGTTTCGGGTCGAGCTTGCGGATTTCGGCGAGCATGTCGATCAGATCTTCCTCGTCAACGCCGCAGATTTTCTTGAGGCTGGCGAAATCGCGGCGCGCCAAAAGCTCCAGATTGGCGACGAGCGCGTCCATCGCCGGATCGAGGCGGTCGCGCGCGCGCAGCTGAATGGCGAGACATTCGCTGAGGCTGCGTGCGAAGACGCCCGGCGGATCGAATTGCTGCAGGACGAGCAGCACGCGCGTCACGTCTTCTGTCGCCGCGCCGAGCCTGGCCGCCGTCTCCGCCAGGTCAGCGTGCAGGTAGCCTGCTTCATCGAGCTGGTCGATGAGATGTTGGGCAATCAGTCGGTCTCCGGGCGTGCCGAGCGCGAAGGGAAGTTGTTCGAGAAGGGTCTCCCTCAGAGTTTTTCGGCCGGCGACAAAATCGTCGAGATCGTATCCCTCGCCATTGTCGCCGTCGCCCCCGCCGGGCATCGATTTCCACTGGCCGAGCAACTCCGGAGCATCGGCGCGCTGCGGCGTCGTGTCGTCCGGGAAGACGTTTGCGAAGTCAGCGTCGAGCTGTTCACTGAGCCTCTCGCTGGTGCTCGATGTGGCGCTATCGTAAAGGTCGCGCTGGGTGCCAGCCTCGTCCGCGTCGCTTCCGGTGTCGCTGCCCGTGTCGACGGAGAGGGATGCCGCTTCCTCGCGGCCGGCGCGATCCTGCGGGATCACCATTTCATCGCCGGATTGACATTCGAGCAGCGGATTTTTTTCGACTTCCTGTGCGATGAACTGTGTCAGCTCCAGATGGGTCATTTGCAGCAGCTGGATAGACTGCATCAGTTGCGGCGTGATGACCAGCGACTGTGACTGGCGCAGACGAAGGCTGGCGGACAAGGCCATGCTGATGCGATGCTCCCGTGAAATCTCCGCGGCCAACGTCTCTTTTAGACGGGCCATTATCAATTTGGCCCAAAAATGTCAGACTGCGACAGCGGTCAAATTGTGTCTCGAATCAGTCGTGTTTAAGGACAAACGGAGAGGCAGGAGAGCGGCGACACTGGCGACGCTTTGATCTCACCGGCAGCTTAGAACTTCTTCACCCGGATGCCATGCCGGCGCAGGGCATAGCCGACCTGCCGCGGTGTCAGGCCGAGAATACGAGCAGCCCTGGCCTGAACCCAGCCGGCCTCCACCATAGCGCTGACCAGCCGCTCACGATCGGTCAGATGCGGTGCTTCTCCTGCGGAGTTGGCCGGCGGTCCAATCGCGGTTCGATTACCGGGAGTAAACTCATTGATGGCATTGCCGCAAGGCCAACCGCCAGCTCGTTTCCAGAGGAGTGAAGAATGGCACTGTCCATTCTGGCAGGCGAAATCTGATGCGATAATCGTTGTTGAACGGGCGAGTGTCGCGGTCCTTCGCACGCAGTTTTCTAGCTCGCGAACGTTGCCGGGGAAGTCGCATTTCGCCAAGAACTCCAGTGCTGAGGGCGCGAAGGTAAGTTCGCGATCGTTCTCCTTGTTGAATCTGTCAAGGAAAACTTTCGCAAGTCGTGGAATGTCACCGTCGCGCTCCCTAAGTGGCGGCAAAGTGATGGGGACCACATTGATGCGGTAATAAAGGTCGGCCCTGAACTCCCCGTTCGCGACAGCCGTCTCGAGGTCCTTGTTGGTGGCGCATATGAGTCGGACGTCGACTTTCAGCGTCTTTGTGCCGCCGACTCGCTCCAGTTCACCTTCCTGCAGGACACGTAACAGCTTCGCTTGAAATGCCGGCGAAATCTCGCCGATTTCATCAAGCAGCAACGTTCCGCCGTCCGCGAGTTCGAAGCGGCCTGCTCGCTGAGAGATAGCCCCGGTGAAAGCACCTTTCTCATGCCCAAACAGCTCCGATTCCAAAACGCCTTCAGACAGTGCGGCGCAATTCAACTTGACGAAGGGCTTCTTTCGCCGGGATGAGAGTTCGTGGATTGCCTTGGCAAAGGATTCCTTGCCAGTCCCGCTTTCGCCCCTGAGAAGGACGGTTGAATTGGTCTCTGCCACGACCGTGATGGTTTCGACCACCGCCTTGAGTGCGGGACTTTCCCCGACAATCCAGCTGATTTTGACAGGCCGATGCCGGGTGGAGCCCTGCCTCTCCTCGTCACGGGAATTCTTCGGTGCTTGTTGCTCTTCGGCGAATGGTTGGCCATCCCTTCTAAGACTGCGATAGAGCCGGATGGCCGCGCCTGCAAGATTGGCGACCATAGTCAGGAACCGTACTTCCTCCTCGCAATCATTATTGGAGGTAACGTTTCTGGCGCGCTCGATCCATAATATTCCAAGCGTTTTTTGATCGACCTTCATCGGAACACCGATGAACGTACCCGGAACATTGCCGGTTGAAGACGATAGAAGTTCGGCTTGGAATAGTTCCGATGTACTAACGTCCGGTATGACGAGCCGCGCGCCGGTCGCGATGATTCGGTCTATTGCGACCCTAGGTACGATGTAGTGAGCGGCTCCCGGAGATTCATGCCCAGCGCCGGAGGTTACGGTTATCTCTGGCTCTCCGTCAGCGGCCGGAACGACGATGCCGCAGTGGCGCATTGGCAGAAGCAAGGAGAGGGTATTTACGAAATTCGCAAGCGTGATCTCAAGACCAGTGGGAGCAAATAAAGACTTTGATATCCGGTACATTCCGGTGGACAACATGTCCTGTTTGTGCATGTTTTTTCGAGACAGTTCAGCCACTGGTCCTACTCCATCAATCGCGTTTGCAGTACATGAGCGATGAGAGCACCTTAGGCATTGTCCAGTCCTCTTCTTACTCTTAGCAATCTAGTTGACACTCCGGGCGCATGAGACCCATCCAATCTATTGGGACACGGCGGGATGGTTTCCTGGCGAGTATCCGTGCACGCTCGTTCCCTATGCTGGTCGCCGTTTCAGAAGTTGTGAATCGAGCTTAGACTGGTCATCCGAACTTGAAGAGGATACCGAACCCACCTCGCGGATAATTCCACTCGATGTAACCACTCGCTTCGCACAAGACTCTACATGTGCCGCACTCCATGCAGCCATCCGGAGTGATTTCCACTTGCCCGGATTCATTCAACTCGTAGCAATTAGCCGGGCAGACTCGCGTCAGCGCGAGCAGGTTCGGGCTTGGCGATTGGTGCGGTCGCACTTTGATGTGTGGGCGCCCCGGGTCGACCAGATAGCGGTTTTGGTAAAGTTTGTCTTCGATGCGCTCCGCGATTGCCGTCTTCATCTCATTTCTCCTTCAGCGCCACGCAAAGGCTAGGCGAACTGCGTCACTGAGCAGACCCCACCGGGAACGTGCCTTGATGAAGGCGGCCGTGGTCGCCTTTTCCATCTCAATCTTAGGAGTGCCGTCAACGCGGAGGAAGTTCTTCGCGGCTTGCGATATCAGCTGTGGGTAGGTCATGAAAAAACTTCGAGAATTTGTGTGGAGCAGAGAGGGCATGTCTTTGTACTTCCTCAGGTCCTTCATAACAAACGACTTGTCCAGCATGGCTTTGTAAAGGGAGAGGTTGTGCTTAGTCATCGGCTTCCCACGGCTGTTTATGAGGGAGATTGCCTCGGCGGCCATGCGGCCCGACGCCATCGCCAGGTTCGACCCTTCGCGGTGCACGGCATTGTTAAGTTGCGCCGCGTCGCCAACGACGACCCAACCGTCACCGAAGAGCTGTGGGATTGCTTTGAAGCCGCCCTCGGGAATGAGATGCGCGGCGTATTCTTTGACCTCCGAGCCCGCTATTAGAGGCCGGACGGAAGGGTGGCGCTTAAAGCCGTCAAGGAGGTCATATGGTTTTTCCATGGTCGCGGCGAGGCCGGAGACGAGGCAGCCCATGCCGAGTGAGATTGATTCCCTGTTTGTATAGAGGAAGCCCAAACCGGGCATTCCGCGCGAGATTGTCCCGGCCGCTTCGATCACACATCCTTCATCTCCGGTCATGCCGAAGCGCTCTGCGATGACCTCTTCGGGCAGGAAATGCATTTCCTTGACCGCGAGTGCCACATTTTCCGGCTTCGGCGTCTCACGCAAACCGGCCCGGGTGCCGAGGAGTCCATTGACGCCTTCCGCGAGCACGACCACATCTGCCTGGATTACGTCCCCGGCCCGATCAGTGTGGACGCCTATCACCTTGCCGCTACTGTCCCTGGCCAGTTCAGTCGCCGTCGTCTCGCATAGAACCGTCCCGCCTGCCTCGCGCACCTTGCGCGAAAACCATTTGTCGAACTGGGCGCGAATGATCGTGTAGCGGTTTGGCGACAACTCATTGAAGTCGTCCGACCGGTAGTGCATTCCTGTATGTGATGTGTCGTCCATTATCCAGAATCGCTGCTCGACCAAGTGCCGCTCAAGAGGTGCGTCATTCCGGAAATCCGGAATGATCGTCTCCAGCATGTTCGCGTACATTATGGCGCCCTGAACGTTCTTGGAGCCCGCATACTCCCCCCGCTCCAACTGCAGCACCCTTAGGCCGCGCCTAGCCATAGTGTAAGCAGCCGCATTGCCTGACATGCCGGCACCTACGACGATTGCGTCAAAATTTTTATGGGTCATGCCTTATCCCTCAAGTCACAAGCTTCACACGCCTGCTCGGCGCCAGTCGCCTGCTGAAGACTTCCGTCAATGCCGGCAGGAGACCGATCGCATCGGCCACCACGCCGAGATGGGCGAATTCAAAAATCGGGGCATTCGGGTCCGTGTTGACGGCGAGAATGAGATCAGCTCCTTCGACGCCAACCCGGTGCTGGATTGCTCCCGAAATCCCGGCCGCTATGTAGAGCTTCGGCCGGATGGTTTTCCCAGTTTGGCCGATCTGCCGATCAACCGGCATCCAACCCTTCTGGACCAGCGGTCGAGAACAGCCATATTCACCGCCGATCGTCCGCGCGAGATTCTTCAAGAGCCGCATGTTC belongs to Sinorhizobium garamanticum and includes:
- a CDS encoding FAD-dependent oxidoreductase, with amino-acid sequence MTHKNFDAIVVGAGMSGNAAAYTMARRGLRVLQLERGEYAGSKNVQGAIMYANMLETIIPDFRNDAPLERHLVEQRFWIMDDTSHTGMHYRSDDFNELSPNRYTIIRAQFDKWFSRKVREAGGTVLCETTATELARDSSGKVIGVHTDRAGDVIQADVVVLAEGVNGLLGTRAGLRETPKPENVALAVKEMHFLPEEVIAERFGMTGDEGCVIEAAGTISRGMPGLGFLYTNRESISLGMGCLVSGLAATMEKPYDLLDGFKRHPSVRPLIAGSEVKEYAAHLIPEGGFKAIPQLFGDGWVVVGDAAQLNNAVHREGSNLAMASGRMAAEAISLINSRGKPMTKHNLSLYKAMLDKSFVMKDLRKYKDMPSLLHTNSRSFFMTYPQLISQAAKNFLRVDGTPKIEMEKATTAAFIKARSRWGLLSDAVRLAFAWR
- the rpoN gene encoding RNA polymerase factor sigma-54, with amino-acid sequence MALSASLRLRQSQSLVITPQLMQSIQLLQMTHLELTQFIAQEVEKNPLLECQSGDEMVIPQDRAGREEAASLSVDTGSDTGSDADEAGTQRDLYDSATSSTSERLSEQLDADFANVFPDDTTPQRADAPELLGQWKSMPGGGDGDNGEGYDLDDFVAGRKTLRETLLEQLPFALGTPGDRLIAQHLIDQLDEAGYLHADLAETAARLGAATEDVTRVLLVLQQFDPPGVFARSLSECLAIQLRARDRLDPAMDALVANLELLARRDFASLKKICGVDEEDLIDMLAEIRKLDPKPGTSFETCVSEAIIPDVTVRAAPNGSWLVELNPDALPRVLVNHDYFAEISRGTQKNSADQAFLSECLQSANWLTRSLDQRARTIMKVASEIVRQQDAFLLHGVDHLRPLTLKIIADAIKMHESTVSRVTSNKYMLTPRGLFELKYFFTVSIGSAENGDAHSAESVRHRIRTMIAQETADALLSDDDIVDMLREAGIEIARRTVAKYREAMNIPSSVQRRREKHALAKASAFCSSSAGWERG
- a CDS encoding ferredoxin family protein; translation: MKTAIAERIEDKLYQNRYLVDPGRPHIKVRPHQSPSPNLLALTRVCPANCYELNESGQVEITPDGCMECGTCRVLCEASGYIEWNYPRGGFGILFKFG
- the nifA gene encoding nif-specific transcriptional activator NifA encodes the protein MHKQDMLSTGMYRISKSLFAPTGLEITLANFVNTLSLLLPMRHCGIVVPAADGEPEITVTSGAGHESPGAAHYIVPRVAIDRIIATGARLVIPDVSTSELFQAELLSSSTGNVPGTFIGVPMKVDQKTLGILWIERARNVTSNNDCEEEVRFLTMVANLAGAAIRLYRSLRRDGQPFAEEQQAPKNSRDEERQGSTRHRPVKISWIVGESPALKAVVETITVVAETNSTVLLRGESGTGKESFAKAIHELSSRRKKPFVKLNCAALSEGVLESELFGHEKGAFTGAISQRAGRFELADGGTLLLDEIGEISPAFQAKLLRVLQEGELERVGGTKTLKVDVRLICATNKDLETAVANGEFRADLYYRINVVPITLPPLRERDGDIPRLAKVFLDRFNKENDRELTFAPSALEFLAKCDFPGNVRELENCVRRTATLARSTTIIASDFACQNGQCHSSLLWKRAGGWPCGNAINEFTPGNRTAIGPPANSAGEAPHLTDRERLVSAMVEAGWVQARAARILGLTPRQVGYALRRHGIRVKKF